One part of the Anaeromicrobium sediminis genome encodes these proteins:
- a CDS encoding GerAB/ArcD/ProY family transporter, translated as MLDKQKISPRQFKILVIMCYIGTSILFSPGGLAADAKQDAWLAVIVGNILGLLVVCLYNTVGNYFSNMTLIEYTEKVLGKWLGKTLSLLFVSYLFINCAMILWIAGDFITTQITPEAPIQFTHIFFVLIVIMGTRLGLETFARAAEVLYPFLIGLLIILVIFTLPDIEFKNIQPVFEYGIKPVLKGGLFYASFSSLTLIVLMMIFPAYVNNIKEAKKCFLNGSLVGGIVIFLITVLCVLVLGYDMTARNAFPSYALAKKISLGNIIQRIEAIIAIIWFITIFYKIILYFYGSALGLAQILNLKDYRPLTLPLGMILVVLSLVVYPNSIYAVIWSSTTWIPYVMTYAFFLPLLLLIVXYF; from the coding sequence ATGTTAGACAAGCAGAAAATAAGTCCTCGTCAATTTAAAATATTAGTAATCATGTGTTATATTGGTACTTCCATCCTATTTAGCCCAGGAGGCCTAGCCGCAGATGCTAAACAAGATGCTTGGCTAGCTGTTATAGTGGGAAATATATTAGGATTATTAGTAGTATGCCTTTATAATACTGTAGGAAATTATTTTTCCAATATGACCTTAATAGAGTACACTGAGAAGGTACTAGGGAAGTGGCTGGGAAAAACTCTTTCTCTTTTATTTGTTTCTTATTTATTCATAAATTGTGCAATGATTTTGTGGATTGCAGGAGACTTCATAACCACACAAATAACACCAGAGGCTCCTATTCAGTTCACCCATATATTTTTTGTTCTTATTGTTATCATGGGCACACGCCTAGGCCTAGAAACTTTTGCACGAGCAGCAGAGGTTTTATATCCTTTTCTTATTGGGCTTCTCATCATTTTAGTAATTTTCACCTTGCCTGACATAGAATTTAAAAATATACAGCCAGTTTTTGAATATGGAATAAAACCAGTACTAAAGGGAGGTTTATTTTATGCAAGCTTTTCTTCTCTTACACTTATTGTCCTTATGATGATTTTTCCTGCTTATGTTAATAATATAAAAGAAGCTAAAAAATGCTTTTTAAACGGTTCATTAGTAGGAGGAATTGTAATATTTCTCATAACAGTCTTATGTGTTTTGGTACTAGGATATGATATGACAGCACGAAATGCATTTCCAAGCTATGCACTAGCTAAAAAGATAAGTTTGGGAAACATTATACAAAGGATCGAAGCAATAATAGCTATAATATGGTTCATTACTATTTTTTATAAGATAATCCTATATTTTTATGGCTCCGCTTTAGGCCTCGCTCAAATCTTAAACTTGAAGGATTATCGTCCACTTACTCTACCCTTGGGTATGATTTTAGTAGTTCTATCTTTAGTAGTATATCCCAATAGCATCTACGCTGTTATATGGAGCTCCACAACTTGGATACCTTATGTGATGACATATGCTTTTTTTCTACCACTACTGTTACTTATAGTATNATATTTTTAA